A stretch of the Capsicum annuum cultivar UCD-10X-F1 chromosome 10, UCD10Xv1.1, whole genome shotgun sequence genome encodes the following:
- the LOC107844753 gene encoding metalloendoproteinase 1-MMP, which yields MYFLFFLFLVFFLFSSPCLSTRTAPFPSSKPINPTSYHKIRGYTWHEFQKFVDAGRGNKINGISELKKYFHRFGYLKIDSLNFTDLFDEHLEHALIKYQENLGLLVNGKLDEYTVSQIISPRCGVSDSAPKLFMHATRNYAFFTGKPRWSRSIPITLTYAFSPDYVINSLSMSEIKDAFQRAFNHWASVIPVSFWESNDYGFADIKIGFYKGDHGDGEPFDGLLGVLAHAFSPEIGRFHLDAAETWAVDFEREKSDVAIDLESVATHEIGHLLGLAHTSVQEAVMYPSLKPREKKVDLKIDDIKGIQALYGSNPNFSYQDLLESDTSTNSGVSLRKAQLTWYSFILVLILRMSM from the exons ATGtacttcctcttctttctcttccttgtcttctttctcttctcctCTCCATGCCTTTCTACTAGAACAGCACCATTCCCTTCTTCCAAACCAATTAATCCAACAAGTTATCATAAAATTAGAGGTTATACATGGCATGAATTTCAGAAGTTTGTGGATGCTGGTAGAGGCAACAAAATAAATGGGATTTCCGAGCTCAAGAAGTATTTCCATCGATTCGGGTATCTGAAGATTGATAGCTTGAATTTTACAGATTTATTTGATGAGCACTTGGAGCATGCATTGattaaatatcaagaaaatttaGGCCTTTTAGTCAATGGAAAACTTGATGAATATACAGTTTCTCAGATAATTTCACCTAGGTGTGGCGTATCTGATTCTGCCCCTAAATTATTCATGCATGCGACTAGAAACTACGCATTTTTCACAGGCAAGCCAAGATGGTCTAGAAGTATACCAATAACTTTAACGTACGCATTCTCTCCGGATTATGTAATAAATTCACTGAGCATGTCGGAGATAAAGGATGCTTTTCAACGTGCGTTCAACCATTGGGCATCG GTAATACCGGTTTCATTCTGGGAAAGCAACGATTACGGATTTGCAGAcattaaaataggattttacaaaGGTGATCATGGAGATGGAGAGCCATTTGATGGGCTTCTTGGGGTTTTAGCTCATGCATTTTCACCAGAAATCGGGAGGTTCCACCTTGATGCGGCGGAGACATGGGCAGTGGACTTTGAAAGAGAGAAATCAGATGTGGCTATTGATTTGGAATCAGTAGCTACACATGAGATTGGACATTTGTTAGGGCTGGCACATACTTCAGTTCAAGAAGCAGTGATGTACCCTAGCTTAAAACCAAGAGAAAAGAAAGTGGATTTGAAAATAGATGATATTAAGGGAATACAAGCTCTTTATGGTTCAAACCCTAATTTTAGTTATCAAGATCTTTTAGAATCTGATACTTCTACAAACAGTGGAGTTAGTTTGCGGAAGGCACAATTAACATGGTAtagttttattttggttttaatcttgCGGATGTCTATGTAA